Proteins found in one Plasmodium gaboni strain SY75 chromosome 13, whole genome shotgun sequence genomic segment:
- a CDS encoding hypothetical protein (conserved Plasmodium protein, unknown function): MLRFFFMGKRYFGSSYLTKRLKTINERALKYHIDYTKSLDILEGKNRSVMKEIFPNMKSEINDMFFLNNKDNGEKGLLEEDMEILDINKIKDKYEYEMKNMTLEEFGNIKIIHNDIIDEEADCMLIPMVSNFIPMSGFGSFILNKGGPELVKEIIMSIKNLIKRRIDILNEHKDEYVQSSLEINGEQKFKELYEGSKTLQIGDIILSKPHNVSKKVKLLAFLIMPYVWQGNTYISSNKLRYCFSNALKQLNELCISSIILPDISAGIYGYNPNQSSNILLEECVETLLQLKSTIPLYNINSISFVDKDYNTCKIYSEALEEVSRNYLPHKKVMPAPKYWNMVNRRLLEIPSNVIYFCRRHNKISFKKYHGIIRRKYKNYYSNIRPFKWRASRVLDPYPFLLYKKSGEPSSYQYGFKPNYYKDISHTLYNINKKGLLNIRVGSRGKLQALKKISNLCLDTKPRL; this comes from the coding sequence atgttaagatttttttttatggGGAAACGTTATTTTGGTAGTTCCTATTTAACGAAGAGGTTAAAAACAATAAACGAAAGAGCAttaaaatatcatataGATTATACGAAATCTCTAGATATATTAGAAGGGAAGAATAGAAGTGTAATGAAAGAAATATTTCCTAACATGAAAAGTGAGATAAATgatatgttttttttaaataataaggATAATGGTGAGAAAGGATTATTAGAAGAAGATATGGAAATAttagatataaataaaattaaggataaatatgaatatgaaatgaaaaatatgacTTTAGAAGAATTTGgtaatattaaaataatacataatgatattatagATGAAGAAGCAGATTGTATGTTAATACCGATGGTTTCTAATTTTATACCTATGAGCGGTTTTGgttcatttatattaaataaaggGGGTCCAGAATTAGTTAAAGAGATAATAATGtcaattaaaaatttaataaaaagaagaatTGATATATTGAATGAGCATAAGGATGAATATGTACAATCATCTTTAGAAATAAATGGAGAACaaaaatttaaagaattatatgaaGGATCAAAAACATTACAAATTGgtgatattatattaagTAAACCACATAATGTTAGTAAAAAAGTGAAATTATTAgcatttttaataatgcCATATGTATGGCAAGgtaatacatatatttcatCAAATAAGTTAAGATATTGTTTTTCTAATGCTTTAAAACaattaaatgaattatGTATATCTTCTATTATATTACCTGATATCTCAGCAGGTATATATGGATATAATCCGAATCAATCtagtaatatattacttGAAGAATGCGTTGAAACATTATTACAATTAAAAAGTACAATTccattatataatataaattctATATCCTTTGTTGATAAGGATTATAATActtgtaaaatatatagtGAGGCTCTTGAAGAAGTTTCAAGAAATTATTTACCACATAAAAAGGTAATGCCTGCACCAAAATATTGGAATATGGTTAATAGGAGATTATTAGAAATACCATCAAATgtcatttatttttgtagaagacataataaaatttcatttaaaaaatatcatggaattataagaagaaaatataaaaattattatagTAATATTAGACCATTCAAATGGAGAGCTTCAAGAGTTCTTGATCCATATCCATTTCTGCTTTATAAAAAATCAGGAGAACCAAGTTCTTATCAGTATGGTTTCAAGCCAAATTATTACAAGGATATATCACATACactttataatattaataagaAAGGGTTGCTAAATATTAGAGTAGGTTCACGTGGAAAGTTGCA
- a CDS encoding hypothetical protein (conserved Plasmodium protein, unknown function) — translation MVPTITRKIFVKNKLSDNVTIKIKFMCNKNFGGVKFLDNNRKTDESIHFKKEDEALLRNLLKNNPDINPEYNMTDIEGGMENLSIDLSLVFSKHGVKDLDNNFVKDIIKVFELNGYRKMLDN, via the exons ATGGTACCAACTATTACAAGAAAGATATTTGTTAAGAACAAATTAAGTGATAATGTAACAATTAAGATAAAATTTATgtgtaataaaaattttggAGGTGTAAAATTCTTGGATAATAACAGGAAGACAGACGAAAGtatacattttaaaaaagaag atGAAGCTTTATTAAgaaatttattaaaaaataatccAGACATTAACCctgaatataatatgacAGATATTGAAGGAGGAATGGAAAATTTATCAATTGATCTATCGCTTGTTTTTTCAAAACATGGAGTAAAAGATttagataataattttgtaaaagatataataaaagtgTTTGAATTAAATGGATATAGGAAAATGTTAGATAATtaa